In a single window of the Actinomycetota bacterium genome:
- a CDS encoding PAC2 family protein, with protein MQVDETLQWTGPSAALHRPVLLVAMRGWFDVGQAATAALAWLASGRGVEVVGAIDPDPFYDFTQERPEVGLDEDGERYLRWPSNELVAIRFPDASHDLVVLIGTEPHVRWRSFGDCVVTAYRRLGCEAVVTVGAAAEPIPHTREPTVVGSTTDESLARSLGLQRPTYQGITGIAGVLQERFEREGLPAVSLRVGVPHYLASTKHPQSAAALLRRLEQVLGVPTRHSELAGEIARWRTLHDAAVEADDGARAFVRMLEIEYDRRRPDETLPSGDDLAAEFERYLRDRREDDPPNPDPNS; from the coding sequence GTGCAGGTCGACGAGACGCTGCAGTGGACGGGGCCGTCCGCCGCCTTGCACCGCCCGGTGCTGCTCGTCGCCATGAGGGGCTGGTTCGACGTCGGCCAGGCCGCAACTGCGGCCCTCGCCTGGTTGGCGAGCGGCCGGGGCGTCGAGGTTGTCGGCGCGATCGACCCCGACCCGTTCTACGACTTCACTCAGGAGCGCCCCGAGGTCGGCCTCGACGAGGACGGCGAGCGGTACCTGCGCTGGCCGTCGAACGAGCTGGTCGCGATCCGCTTCCCCGACGCGTCACACGACCTCGTGGTGCTGATCGGCACGGAGCCCCACGTGAGGTGGCGCTCGTTCGGCGACTGCGTGGTCACCGCGTACCGGCGCCTCGGGTGCGAGGCCGTCGTCACCGTCGGCGCGGCGGCGGAGCCGATCCCCCACACGCGCGAGCCGACCGTCGTCGGCAGCACCACCGACGAGTCGCTTGCGCGGAGCCTCGGCCTGCAGCGTCCCACCTACCAGGGGATCACCGGTATCGCCGGGGTGCTACAGGAGCGGTTCGAGCGTGAGGGCCTGCCAGCGGTGTCGCTGCGCGTCGGCGTCCCCCACTACCTGGCGTCGACCAAGCACCCCCAGTCGGCAGCTGCACTGTTGCGCCGCCTGGAACAGGTGCTCGGCGTCCCTACCCGCCACAGCGAGCTGGCCGGGGAGATCGCCCGCTGGCGCACCCTCCACGACGCCGCGGTCGAAGCCGACGACGGGGCCCGGGCGTTCGTGCGGATGCTCGAGATCGAGTACGACCGCCGCCGCCCCGACGAGACGCTGCCCTCCGGCGACGACCTCGCGGCAGAGTTCGAGCGCTACCTCCGCGACCGCCGCGAAGACGACCCCCCCAACCCCGACCCCAACTCGTAG
- a CDS encoding adenosylcobinamide-GDP ribazoletransferase: MAFLGALTFLTRMPLRLRRPPELTAAVAWFAVVGALVGALVGGVAAGLGELVPAFVAGTVAVLVGVLTTGAFHEDGLADVADAFAGGWTPEQRLTILDDPRHGTYGVAALAGSLVLRAGTLASLVSVGPAVAFAGAVTAHTVARASAVGLMAFLPTARRDGLGVDYVHDLARTRVAAAVLSGLAIGGAATGWWIVPVAAAGIVAAACTGWLAMRKIGGISGDVLGATEQVAECLALVVVSGLALHHQLWWG, translated from the coding sequence GTGGCGTTTCTCGGCGCGCTGACGTTCCTCACCCGGATGCCGCTGCGTCTGCGCCGGCCACCCGAGCTGACCGCCGCGGTCGCCTGGTTCGCCGTCGTCGGTGCGCTCGTCGGCGCGCTCGTCGGCGGTGTCGCCGCGGGACTCGGCGAGCTGGTGCCGGCATTCGTCGCCGGCACCGTCGCCGTGCTCGTCGGCGTGCTCACGACTGGTGCCTTCCACGAGGACGGTCTAGCCGACGTCGCCGACGCGTTCGCCGGTGGATGGACGCCCGAGCAGCGTCTCACGATCCTCGACGATCCCCGGCACGGCACGTACGGCGTCGCCGCGCTGGCCGGTTCGCTGGTGTTGCGCGCCGGCACGCTCGCCTCGCTGGTCTCGGTCGGCCCCGCCGTCGCGTTCGCCGGCGCGGTCACCGCGCACACGGTGGCGAGGGCGAGTGCGGTCGGTCTGATGGCGTTCCTGCCCACCGCCCGCCGCGACGGCCTCGGCGTCGACTACGTGCATGACCTGGCACGCACGCGAGTCGCTGCGGCGGTGCTTTCCGGCCTCGCGATCGGTGGTGCTGCCACCGGTTGGTGGATCGTCCCCGTCGCTGCGGCGGGCATCGTCGCCGCCGCGTGCACCGGTTGGCTGGCGATGCGCAAGATCGGCGGCATCAGCGGCGACGTGCTCGGTGCCACCGAGCAGGTGGCCGAGTGCCTGGCGCTCGTCGTCGTGTCCGGCCTGGCGCTGCACCACCAGCTCTGGTGGGGGTGA
- a CDS encoding aminotransferase class I/II-fold pyridoxal phosphate-dependent enzyme, with amino-acid sequence MPTWKRACAASPSWSRARERPFGFDSIELDWLRAKPGKKWQRTPGALAAWVADMDLPPAPVIVERLHAVVEAGDFGYPNWRGVGAGTPLRELFVDRAARRYGWEIGDVHELREFCDVMQAVLAVLHLCTEPGDGVILHTPAYPPFFEAIAATRCRPVELPRRVEQAPGGSRFAFDVDALEQRLRDEPARVLLLCNPHNPTGRVFTRDELARLADLAERHDLLIVADEIHADLTYPPLAHVPIASLGPQVAARTVTLHSASKAFNLAGLRYAVAHVGAPWVRDRLAQVHSHMFGAMNLFAVEATTAAWSLGDEWLQAVVAHLDRNRRLLADLLGAHLPDVAYTPPDATYLAWLDCRLLALEGQGLGDDPSQHFRRHGIDLSAGPDFGAPGAGHVRLNMATSAAVLATIVEAMAASLTG; translated from the coding sequence ATGCCGACCTGGAAGAGGGCGTGCGCCGCGTCGCCGAGCTGGTCGCGCGCTCGTGAACGACCTTTCGGGTTCGACTCGATCGAGCTCGACTGGCTGCGTGCCAAGCCGGGCAAGAAGTGGCAGCGCACCCCCGGTGCCCTCGCCGCCTGGGTCGCGGACATGGACCTACCCCCGGCCCCGGTGATCGTCGAGCGGCTGCACGCAGTGGTCGAGGCCGGCGACTTCGGCTATCCCAACTGGCGAGGTGTGGGGGCGGGCACACCGCTGCGTGAGTTGTTCGTCGACCGCGCGGCGCGGCGCTACGGCTGGGAGATCGGCGACGTCCACGAGCTGCGCGAGTTCTGCGACGTCATGCAGGCCGTCCTCGCGGTGCTGCACCTGTGCACCGAGCCCGGCGACGGGGTGATCCTGCACACTCCCGCCTACCCGCCGTTCTTCGAGGCGATCGCGGCGACGCGCTGCCGTCCCGTCGAGCTCCCTCGCCGCGTCGAGCAGGCGCCCGGCGGAAGCCGGTTCGCGTTCGATGTCGACGCGTTGGAGCAGCGCCTCCGTGACGAGCCGGCCCGCGTGCTGCTGCTGTGCAACCCGCACAACCCGACGGGTCGGGTGTTCACCCGCGACGAGCTGGCGCGCCTGGCCGATCTCGCCGAGCGTCACGACCTGCTGATCGTTGCCGACGAGATCCATGCCGACCTGACGTACCCGCCGCTCGCCCACGTGCCGATCGCGTCGCTCGGCCCGCAGGTGGCGGCGCGCACCGTCACGCTGCACAGCGCGTCGAAGGCGTTCAACCTGGCCGGGCTGCGCTACGCGGTGGCCCACGTCGGGGCGCCGTGGGTGCGCGACCGTCTCGCCCAGGTCCACAGCCACATGTTCGGGGCGATGAACCTGTTCGCGGTAGAGGCGACGACGGCCGCGTGGTCGCTCGGCGACGAGTGGCTCCAGGCGGTTGTCGCCCACCTCGACCGCAACCGCAGGCTGCTGGCCGATCTGCTCGGCGCGCATCTGCCCGACGTGGCCTACACGCCCCCGGATGCCACCTACCTCGCCTGGCTCGACTGCCGACTCCTCGCGCTGGAGGGTCAAGGGCTGGGCGACGACCCGAGCCAGCACTTCCGCCGCCACGGGATCGACCTCAGCGCCGGCCCCGACTTCGGCGCCCCAGGTGCCGGGCACGTGCGGCTGAACATGGCCACGTCCGCGGCGGTGCTGGCCACGATCGTCGAGGCGATGGCCGCGTCGCTCACTGGTTGA
- a CDS encoding ABC transporter substrate-binding protein, translating to MNRVRRSALALFAAALLGACGGDDASSTDTSAPVEPTSSPSTDPADSAPSEPAADAPSRIVSLSPTHTEMLFAIGAGEQVIAVDSLSNYPPEAAAVLTELSAFEPNVEAIAAYEPDLVVISDDFTGITEQLAAVDIDVWSGPAPFDLDDVYAQIQELGTVTAHSAGADELVGEMRAEVEAILAGAPELEEPLTYYHELDDTYFSVSANTFVGQIYGLLGLRNITDLTEVDTDYPQLSAEFVVSADPDLIFLACTVGCGTTAESVAARPGWSAVTAVREGGIVALDDDVASRWGPRVVELLRVAADAVAAHAT from the coding sequence ATGAACCGAGTGCGCCGAAGTGCGCTCGCCCTCTTTGCCGCCGCGCTGCTCGGCGCCTGCGGGGGAGACGACGCCTCGTCCACCGACACCTCGGCACCCGTCGAGCCGACGTCGTCACCCTCGACGGACCCAGCGGATAGCGCACCGTCGGAGCCGGCCGCCGATGCGCCGTCGCGCATCGTGTCGCTCTCCCCGACGCACACCGAGATGTTGTTCGCGATCGGCGCCGGCGAGCAGGTGATCGCCGTCGACTCGCTGTCCAACTACCCGCCCGAGGCGGCTGCGGTGCTCACCGAGCTCAGCGCGTTCGAGCCGAACGTCGAGGCGATCGCGGCGTACGAGCCCGATCTCGTCGTGATCTCCGACGACTTCACCGGCATCACCGAGCAGCTCGCTGCCGTCGACATCGACGTGTGGAGCGGCCCCGCACCTTTCGACCTGGACGACGTGTACGCCCAGATCCAAGAGCTCGGTACGGTCACGGCCCACTCCGCCGGGGCAGACGAGCTGGTCGGTGAGATGAGAGCCGAGGTGGAGGCGATCCTCGCCGGCGCCCCCGAGCTCGAAGAGCCGTTGACCTACTACCACGAGCTCGACGACACCTACTTCTCGGTGAGCGCGAACACGTTCGTCGGTCAGATCTACGGCCTGCTCGGCCTGCGCAACATCACCGACCTCACCGAGGTGGACACCGACTACCCGCAGCTCTCCGCGGAATTCGTCGTCAGCGCCGACCCGGACCTGATCTTCCTCGCCTGCACCGTCGGCTGCGGCACGACCGCGGAGTCGGTCGCCGCCCGGCCGGGCTGGTCTGCCGTGACCGCGGTCCGCGAAGGGGGCATCGTCGCCCTCGACGACGACGTCGCCTCCCGCTGGGGACCCCGCGTGGTCGAGCTCTTGCGGGTGGCGGCAGATGCCGTCGCCGCCCACGCGACCTGA
- a CDS encoding phosphoserine transaminase, whose protein sequence is MDPLTIRLPRELLPADGRFGCGPSKVRPEQVAALSAVSTTVLGTSHRQAPVKSLVGSVRAGLRELFALPDGWEVMLGNGGSTLFWDAATFGLIERRSQHLVFGEFSSKFATAAAAAPHISDPVVVASAPGTHPVAVVEPDVDAYALTHNETSTGVMMPLTRPSGPGGALVLVDATSAAGGLLWDPAQVDVYYFAPQKCFASDGGLWVAACSPAAVERIERLAASGRWVPASLDLGIALSNSRADQTYNTPAVATLVMLDEQVRWMLANGGLAWANARSRRSSDTLYGWAAARSWANPFVAEAAERSQVVGTIDLATGADGGADAGEVCAALRANGIVDTDSYRKLGRNQLRIGMFPAIDPDDVERLTHCIDAVVEALQV, encoded by the coding sequence GTGGACCCCCTCACGATCCGTCTCCCGCGCGAGCTGCTGCCTGCCGACGGCCGCTTCGGCTGTGGGCCGTCCAAGGTGCGCCCCGAGCAGGTGGCCGCGCTGTCGGCCGTCTCCACGACCGTGCTCGGGACGTCGCACCGCCAGGCGCCGGTGAAGTCGCTCGTCGGCTCGGTGCGCGCCGGTCTGCGCGAGCTGTTCGCCCTGCCCGACGGCTGGGAGGTGATGCTCGGCAACGGCGGCTCGACGCTGTTCTGGGACGCGGCCACGTTCGGCCTGATCGAGCGCCGCAGCCAGCACCTGGTGTTCGGCGAGTTCTCCTCGAAGTTCGCCACCGCGGCCGCCGCCGCGCCGCACATCTCCGATCCGGTGGTCGTGGCGAGCGCACCGGGAACCCACCCCGTGGCGGTCGTCGAGCCCGACGTCGACGCATACGCGCTCACCCACAACGAGACGTCGACCGGCGTGATGATGCCCCTCACCCGACCGTCGGGACCCGGCGGTGCCTTGGTGCTCGTCGACGCCACGTCGGCGGCCGGCGGGCTGCTGTGGGACCCGGCACAGGTCGACGTCTACTACTTCGCCCCGCAGAAGTGCTTCGCCTCCGACGGCGGGCTGTGGGTGGCGGCCTGCTCGCCGGCCGCGGTCGAGCGGATCGAACGCCTGGCGGCGAGTGGGCGTTGGGTGCCGGCGTCGCTCGACCTCGGCATCGCGCTGTCCAACAGCCGCGCAGACCAGACCTACAACACGCCGGCGGTGGCGACGCTCGTGATGCTCGACGAGCAGGTGCGGTGGATGCTCGCGAACGGCGGGCTCGCCTGGGCGAACGCCCGCTCGCGCCGATCCTCCGACACCTTGTACGGCTGGGCCGCGGCCCGGTCGTGGGCGAACCCGTTCGTGGCCGAGGCCGCCGAGCGCTCCCAGGTCGTCGGCACGATCGACCTCGCCACCGGCGCGGACGGCGGCGCCGACGCGGGCGAGGTGTGCGCGGCCCTGCGCGCGAACGGCATCGTCGACACCGACAGCTACCGCAAGCTCGGCCGCAACCAACTGCGCATCGGCATGTTCCCCGCGATCGACCCCGACGACGTCGAACGCCTGACCCACTGCATCGACGCCGTCGTCGAGGCGTTGCAGGTCTGA
- the cobT gene encoding nicotinate-nucleotide--dimethylbenzimidazole phosphoribosyltransferase, with product MEGADVSAGWLRSSLDSLPGPDIDAGNAIRARASDILRPAGALARLDEVAAWAAEWQGSHRPAVRRPAALVFAADHGVTAAGVSRYPADVTAAMLTAYRAGRSTISAFAAVAGAQVSAIDVGVGRPTGDIRYEPAMSPERFDEAVAAGRGAVEALDADILVLGEMGIGNTTAAAAVAAALGGGEVAAWVGRGTGVDDAGLDRKREAVREAVMRVAGVLDPLEVLREVGGAELAAMTAAIVAARLRRLPVIIDGYVVTAAALPLHSMRADALDHCLVGHCSAEPGHRRLLQRLAKEPLLDLEMRLGEGSGAMAALPLVAMACAGVTDVPTFGEWFG from the coding sequence ATGGAGGGCGCTGACGTGAGCGCGGGGTGGCTGCGGTCGTCGCTCGATTCGCTGCCCGGACCAGACATCGACGCCGGGAACGCCATAAGGGCGAGGGCGAGCGACATCTTGCGCCCCGCCGGTGCGCTCGCCCGCCTCGACGAAGTGGCGGCATGGGCGGCGGAGTGGCAGGGCAGCCATCGCCCTGCCGTGCGGCGACCGGCGGCACTCGTGTTCGCCGCCGACCACGGCGTGACCGCGGCCGGGGTCAGCCGCTACCCGGCCGACGTGACGGCGGCGATGCTGACCGCGTACCGGGCCGGCCGCTCGACGATCTCGGCCTTCGCCGCCGTCGCCGGGGCTCAGGTGTCCGCGATCGACGTCGGGGTCGGGCGACCGACCGGCGACATCCGCTACGAGCCGGCGATGTCCCCGGAGCGCTTCGACGAGGCCGTCGCCGCCGGGCGGGGCGCGGTCGAGGCGCTGGACGCCGACATCTTGGTGCTCGGGGAGATGGGGATCGGCAACACCACCGCCGCGGCCGCGGTGGCCGCCGCGTTGGGCGGGGGCGAGGTGGCCGCGTGGGTGGGGCGGGGAACCGGCGTCGACGACGCCGGCCTCGACCGCAAACGGGAAGCCGTGCGTGAGGCGGTGATGCGGGTGGCAGGCGTGCTCGACCCGCTCGAGGTGCTGCGTGAGGTGGGCGGCGCGGAGCTGGCCGCGATGACAGCGGCGATCGTCGCCGCCCGTCTGCGGCGCCTGCCGGTGATCATCGACGGATACGTCGTCACGGCCGCCGCGCTACCGCTGCACTCGATGCGCGCCGACGCGCTCGACCACTGCCTCGTCGGCCACTGCTCGGCCGAGCCCGGGCACCGGCGCCTGCTGCAACGCCTGGCGAAGGAGCCCTTGCTCGACCTGGAGATGCGCCTCGGCGAGGGCTCGGGGGCGATGGCCGCCCTGCCCCTCGTGGCGATGGCTTGCGCCGGGGTGACCGATGTCCCGACGTTCGGCGAGTGGTTCGGGTGA
- a CDS encoding bifunctional adenosylcobinamide kinase/adenosylcobinamide-phosphate guanylyltransferase, giving the protein MPAEPTTSSRSAAPPGLTLLLGGARSGKSSLAVEIGRRHGDAVVVVATATAADDDLAERIARHRAERPDWPTIEEQHDLAGALATIGAGTLAVVDCLTLWVSNVMWLGHSDDEVLELATRTASAAARRDGPTVVITNEVGLGLHPESALGRRYRDLLGRVNQIWAAAADRTLLLVAGRVVALVDPWRALT; this is encoded by the coding sequence ATGCCTGCCGAGCCCACCACCAGCTCCCGGAGCGCCGCCCCTCCCGGGCTCACGTTGTTGCTCGGCGGCGCGCGCTCGGGCAAGAGCTCGCTCGCGGTCGAGATCGGTCGGCGCCACGGTGACGCGGTCGTCGTGGTCGCCACCGCCACCGCCGCCGACGACGACCTGGCCGAGCGCATCGCCCGCCACCGCGCCGAGCGCCCTGACTGGCCGACGATCGAGGAACAGCACGACCTGGCGGGCGCGCTCGCCACCATCGGGGCGGGAACGCTCGCCGTGGTCGATTGCCTGACGCTTTGGGTGTCGAACGTGATGTGGCTCGGCCACAGCGACGACGAGGTGCTCGAGCTCGCCACCCGCACCGCGTCGGCGGCCGCACGACGTGACGGGCCCACCGTGGTGATCACGAACGAGGTCGGGCTCGGGCTGCACCCCGAGTCTGCGCTCGGGCGCCGCTACCGCGACCTGCTCGGCCGGGTCAACCAGATCTGGGCGGCCGCCGCCGATCGCACGCTGCTGCTCGTGGCAGGGAGGGTGGTCGCGCTGGTTGACCCATGGAGGGCGCTGACGTGA
- a CDS encoding bifunctional o-acetylhomoserine/o-acetylserine sulfhydrylase: protein MSNEWGFETRQIHVGGEPDPATGARTTPIYQTTSYEFRDSAHAANLFALAEVGNIYTRIMNPTQGALEARLNSLEGGVTTAIGLPGTLVVSSGQSAELLALLTLAEAGDHIVASPSLYGGTYNLFHYTLPKLGIAVDFVDDPDDLGQWKSAVRPNTKAFFGETLANPKNDIFDIEGVASVAHEDGIPLIIDNTVPTPYGIRPLEWGADIVVHSLTKFIGGHGSSIGGSITDGGTFDFAASGRFANFTEPDPSYHGLPYWPALGPGSFILKARVQLLRDLGMAVSPFNAWLFLQGLQTLSLRMDRHWENAYKVARFLEGRDEVEQIFYPGLESSPWHDRAKRYFRGKGFGSVLAFVIRGGREAGQRFTDALELHSHVANIGDVRSLVIHPASTTHSQLTEEEQAATGVYPGLVRLSVGLEAIDDILADLEVGFQAAKA, encoded by the coding sequence GTGTCGAACGAGTGGGGTTTCGAGACCCGCCAGATCCACGTGGGCGGTGAGCCGGATCCGGCCACCGGCGCGCGGACGACGCCGATCTACCAGACGACGAGCTACGAGTTCCGCGACTCGGCCCACGCCGCCAACCTGTTCGCCCTCGCCGAGGTCGGCAACATCTACACGCGCATCATGAATCCCACTCAGGGTGCGCTCGAGGCCCGGCTCAACTCGTTGGAGGGCGGGGTCACCACCGCGATCGGGCTGCCGGGGACGCTCGTCGTCTCCTCTGGGCAGTCGGCCGAGCTCCTTGCCCTGCTCACCCTGGCCGAGGCCGGTGACCACATCGTGGCCTCGCCGTCTCTGTACGGGGGCACCTACAACCTGTTCCACTACACGCTGCCCAAGCTCGGGATCGCCGTGGACTTCGTCGACGACCCCGACGACCTAGGTCAGTGGAAGAGCGCGGTGCGCCCGAACACGAAGGCGTTCTTCGGTGAGACCCTCGCCAACCCGAAGAACGACATCTTCGACATCGAAGGCGTGGCCTCCGTCGCCCACGAGGACGGGATCCCGCTGATCATCGACAACACTGTTCCCACTCCCTACGGCATCCGCCCGCTGGAGTGGGGGGCAGACATCGTCGTGCACTCCCTCACCAAGTTCATCGGCGGCCACGGCAGCTCGATCGGCGGGTCGATCACCGACGGCGGCACCTTCGACTTCGCCGCCTCGGGGCGCTTCGCGAACTTCACCGAGCCCGACCCGAGCTACCACGGGCTCCCGTACTGGCCGGCCCTCGGCCCGGGATCGTTCATTCTGAAGGCCAGGGTGCAGTTGCTGCGTGACCTCGGCATGGCGGTATCGCCGTTCAACGCCTGGTTGTTCCTGCAGGGTCTCCAGACGCTGTCGCTGCGCATGGACCGGCACTGGGAGAACGCGTACAAGGTGGCTCGGTTCCTGGAAGGCCGCGACGAGGTCGAACAGATCTTCTACCCGGGCCTGGAATCGAGCCCGTGGCACGATCGGGCGAAGCGGTACTTCCGGGGCAAAGGCTTCGGCTCGGTGCTCGCGTTCGTCATCCGCGGCGGGCGTGAGGCCGGCCAGCGGTTCACCGACGCACTCGAGCTGCACAGCCACGTGGCGAACATCGGCGACGTGCGCAGCCTCGTGATCCACCCCGCCTCGACCACCCACAGCCAGCTCACCGAGGAAGAGCAGGCTGCTACCGGGGTGTACCCGGGCCTGGTGCGGCTGTCGGTCGGCCTCGAGGCGATCGACGACATCCTCGCCGACTTGGAAGTGGGCTTCCAGGCCGCCAAAGCCTGA
- the ilvC gene encoding ketol-acid reductoisomerase: MAANVYYENDADPSLIRSRKVAIVGYGSQGHAHALNLKDSGVDVVVGLREGSSSVAKAAAQGLRVMSIDDAAAYADVIMILAPDTEQKRIYDEHIAAHMTPGKALAFAHGFNVRFGRIAPPAGCDVIMIAPKGPGHLVRRTYTEGGGVPALIAVAQDATGQAKAVAMSYADAIGGSRAGVIETTFPEETETDLFGEQVVLCGGLTALVQAGFETLTEAGYAPEMAYFECLHEVKLIVDLMYEEGIAGMRYSISDTAEYGDLTRGPRIITDETKAEMRRILDEIRSGQFADEWIAESESGRDNYHRLQQRGKDHPIEAVGGRLRSMMPWISAGKTKVADASGG; this comes from the coding sequence ATGGCAGCCAACGTGTACTACGAGAACGACGCGGATCCCTCGCTGATCCGTTCCCGCAAGGTCGCCATCGTCGGCTACGGGTCGCAGGGGCACGCGCACGCGCTGAACCTGAAGGATTCCGGAGTCGACGTGGTCGTCGGCCTGCGGGAGGGTTCGTCGTCGGTTGCGAAGGCCGCCGCGCAGGGTCTGCGCGTGATGTCGATCGACGACGCCGCCGCGTACGCCGACGTGATCATGATCCTCGCCCCCGACACCGAGCAGAAGCGCATCTACGACGAACACATCGCCGCGCACATGACCCCCGGCAAGGCGCTCGCGTTCGCGCACGGGTTCAACGTGCGCTTCGGGCGGATCGCCCCGCCGGCGGGCTGCGACGTGATCATGATCGCCCCCAAAGGCCCCGGGCACCTCGTGCGGCGCACGTACACAGAAGGTGGCGGCGTGCCGGCGCTGATCGCCGTTGCCCAGGACGCCACGGGCCAGGCGAAGGCGGTGGCGATGTCCTACGCCGACGCGATCGGCGGCAGCCGGGCCGGAGTGATCGAGACCACGTTCCCGGAGGAGACCGAGACCGACCTGTTCGGTGAGCAGGTGGTGCTCTGCGGCGGGCTGACCGCGCTCGTGCAGGCCGGGTTCGAGACGCTGACCGAGGCCGGATACGCGCCGGAGATGGCGTACTTCGAGTGCCTCCACGAGGTGAAGCTGATCGTCGACCTGATGTACGAAGAGGGCATTGCCGGCATGCGGTACTCGATCTCCGACACCGCCGAGTACGGCGACCTCACCCGCGGGCCGCGGATCATCACCGACGAGACCAAGGCCGAGATGCGCAGGATCCTCGATGAGATCCGCAGCGGCCAGTTCGCCGACGAGTGGATCGCCGAGAGCGAGTCGGGTCGCGACAACTACCACCGGCTGCAACAGCGCGGCAAGGATCATCCGATCGAGGCCGTCGGTGGGCGGCTGCGTTCGATGATGCCGTGGATCTCCGCCGGCAAGACCAAGGTCGCCGACGCCTCCGGGGGCTGA
- a CDS encoding iron ABC transporter permease, producing MGTPRGRALAGGGRCRRRPRDLSVVDGRHRTGWWLAGASAVLAIAFLFGAMVGPAGPPAWRVPLELLDWLPLVDVDTGVSSTQHAVLWEIRMPRVVLAGIVGAMLSLAGASYQGVFRNPLVDPYLLGVAAGAGLGATIVLSVGRESTASWPIDPLPLAAFVGGLAAVAVTYLVGAAFGAARTPATLVLAGVAVTSLVTAAQTFILQRNSDVVRQVYAWILGRLSTATWADVRLVMPYVLVSTVALLAHRRLLDVLRVGDDEAAALGTQVERVRLTVVLAATFGTAAVVSVSGLIGFVGIMVPHLVRMLAGASYRSLLPLTVLVGAAFLIVADVPGRVLSNPAETPIGVVTAFLGAPFFILVLRTRPGTVR from the coding sequence CTGGGGACCCCGCGTGGTCGAGCTCTTGCGGGTGGCGGCAGATGCCGTCGCCGCCCACGCGACCTGAGCGTCGTGGACGGGAGACATCGCACCGGGTGGTGGCTCGCCGGCGCGAGCGCGGTGCTGGCCATCGCGTTCCTGTTCGGCGCGATGGTCGGGCCGGCCGGGCCGCCGGCGTGGCGCGTGCCGCTCGAGCTGCTCGATTGGCTGCCGCTCGTCGACGTGGACACCGGCGTCTCCTCGACCCAGCATGCGGTGCTGTGGGAGATCCGCATGCCGCGGGTCGTCCTCGCCGGCATCGTCGGGGCGATGTTGTCGCTTGCCGGCGCGTCGTACCAAGGCGTGTTCCGCAACCCGCTCGTCGACCCCTACCTGCTCGGCGTCGCCGCCGGTGCCGGCCTCGGCGCGACGATCGTGTTGAGCGTCGGGCGGGAGAGCACCGCGTCGTGGCCGATCGACCCGCTGCCGCTCGCCGCGTTCGTCGGCGGGCTCGCGGCGGTCGCGGTCACGTACCTCGTCGGCGCCGCGTTCGGCGCGGCACGCACTCCGGCGACGCTCGTGCTCGCCGGGGTCGCGGTGACCTCACTCGTCACCGCCGCCCAGACGTTCATCCTGCAGCGCAACAGCGACGTCGTGCGCCAGGTGTACGCGTGGATCCTCGGCCGGCTCTCCACGGCGACCTGGGCCGACGTCCGCCTGGTGATGCCGTACGTGCTGGTCAGCACCGTGGCGCTGCTGGCGCACCGCCGCCTGCTCGACGTGCTGCGCGTCGGTGACGACGAGGCTGCCGCCCTCGGCACCCAGGTGGAGCGTGTCCGGCTGACGGTCGTGTTGGCGGCGACGTTCGGGACGGCGGCGGTGGTCAGCGTCAGCGGGCTGATCGGCTTCGTCGGCATCATGGTGCCCCATCTGGTGCGGATGCTCGCCGGGGCCAGCTACCGCAGCCTGCTGCCGCTCACCGTCCTCGTCGGAGCAGCGTTCCTGATCGTCGCCGACGTCCCCGGGCGGGTGCTCTCCAACCCGGCCGAGACGCCGATCGGCGTCGTCACCGCGTTCCTCGGCGCCCCGTTCTTCATCCTCGTCTTGCGCACGCGACCGGGAACCGTGCGATGA